Proteins encoded in a region of the Scrofimicrobium sp. R131 genome:
- a CDS encoding glycoside hydrolase family 3 protein yields MVDLTATPFNLDEDAVRWVRETIAQMSVDEKIGQLFVNMGAERTEEYLTGVLDNYHIGAVRYNPGTAAEVWEQNHILQTKSKIPLLIAANTEAGGNGACTDGTYVGFEVKIGATNDPKWAYEMGRVSGVEASAIGCNWSFAPIVDIMRNWRNPIISNRSWGGDPDLVLEMSRAYMRGIMESGILPAAKHFPGDGIDERDQHLSASINSYSCEEWDQTFGRVYQGLIDEGLPSLMVGHIMLPAYQQRFNPDLTPDDLLPATLSKEILTDLLRGQMGFNGVVVTDASHMVGLTGAMARRDLLPTAIAAGCDLFLFFNDPDEDFAWMKQGYENGVITEERLQEALERILGLKARLGLHRTPREQILPPKEEALARVGLPENKQLAIEVTDAAVTLVKAKQPEVLPLSPDRFPRVLVVPVSGPINPISGAFGGGGAAEHPAIKTARLLEERGYQVTIHESLFDKLTKMSREEQADAVRNVYASKAPIAQITDNYDLVVLVGKIDGMMQPTERVMWPATKGTVDIPWYVHEVPTIYVSMASPYDLVDVPQVKTYINAYDDRDFTITAVVDKLEGKSQFRGVSPVDAFCGKPDTQI; encoded by the coding sequence ATGGTTGATTTGACTGCCACCCCTTTCAACTTGGACGAGGACGCGGTTCGCTGGGTCCGAGAGACCATCGCCCAGATGAGCGTGGATGAGAAGATCGGACAGCTCTTCGTCAACATGGGCGCAGAGCGAACCGAAGAATATCTGACCGGAGTCCTGGACAACTACCATATCGGGGCGGTCCGCTACAATCCCGGCACGGCCGCGGAAGTCTGGGAACAGAACCATATTCTGCAGACCAAGTCGAAGATCCCCCTGCTAATTGCCGCCAACACCGAAGCCGGTGGCAACGGCGCCTGCACCGACGGGACCTACGTCGGATTTGAGGTCAAAATTGGCGCCACCAACGATCCGAAGTGGGCCTACGAGATGGGTCGCGTTTCCGGAGTGGAAGCGTCCGCCATCGGCTGCAACTGGTCCTTCGCCCCGATCGTGGACATCATGCGCAACTGGCGCAACCCCATCATTTCCAACCGTTCCTGGGGCGGGGACCCGGACCTGGTGCTGGAGATGTCCCGCGCCTACATGCGCGGGATCATGGAGTCGGGCATCCTGCCCGCGGCCAAGCACTTCCCCGGGGATGGTATCGACGAACGCGACCAGCACCTGTCCGCCTCGATCAACTCGTACAGCTGCGAGGAGTGGGACCAGACTTTCGGCCGGGTTTACCAGGGACTGATTGACGAGGGGCTGCCCTCACTGATGGTCGGTCACATCATGTTGCCGGCCTATCAGCAGCGCTTCAACCCGGATCTGACCCCCGACGACCTGCTGCCGGCCACCCTGTCGAAGGAAATCCTCACCGACCTGCTGCGCGGACAGATGGGCTTCAACGGCGTGGTCGTCACCGATGCCTCCCACATGGTCGGCCTGACCGGTGCCATGGCACGCCGGGACCTGTTGCCAACCGCGATTGCCGCCGGTTGCGACCTGTTCCTGTTCTTCAATGATCCCGACGAGGACTTCGCCTGGATGAAGCAGGGCTACGAGAACGGTGTCATCACCGAGGAGCGCCTCCAGGAAGCCCTGGAGCGGATCCTGGGGTTGAAAGCCCGGCTCGGGCTGCACCGGACCCCGCGCGAACAGATCCTGCCCCCGAAGGAGGAGGCGCTGGCCCGGGTCGGTCTGCCCGAGAACAAGCAGTTGGCGATCGAGGTCACCGATGCGGCCGTGACCCTGGTCAAAGCCAAGCAGCCCGAGGTGCTTCCGCTGAGCCCGGACCGGTTCCCCCGCGTCCTCGTGGTGCCCGTCTCCGGCCCAATCAACCCGATTTCGGGAGCGTTTGGCGGGGGTGGCGCAGCCGAGCACCCCGCGATCAAGACCGCCCGTCTGCTCGAAGAGCGCGGGTACCAGGTGACGATCCACGAGTCCCTGTTCGACAAGCTGACCAAGATGAGCCGGGAAGAACAGGCCGATGCCGTGCGAAACGTGTACGCCTCGAAAGCTCCGATCGCCCAGATTACCGACAACTACGACCTGGTGGTCCTCGTCGGCAAAATCGACGGCATGATGCAGCCCACCGAGCGGGTCATGTGGCCGGCCACAAAGGGAACGGTGGACATCCCCTGGTACGTCCACGAGGTCCCCACCATCTACGTGTCGATGGCCTCGCCCTACGATCTGGTGGATGTGCCGCAGGTGAAAACCTACATCAACGCCTACGACGACCGTGACTTCACCATCACCGCTGTGGTCGACAAACTCGAAGGCAAGTCGCAGTTCCGCGGGGTCTCCCCCGTTGACGCCTTCTGCGGCAAGCCGGACACTCAGATCTAG
- a CDS encoding sugar phosphate isomerase/epimerase — protein MEDNLMWRLTGFADEAAPEPADQIALLQRLGLSHVELRSAWFTKVLDLDSTQLANLQAQFQDGGISLSMLGTDLGKIPIQADFGPHLDRTKRAMEVADQFGTDRIRTFSFFLPPGEDPAQFRHQVLDRLSAMVEIAGDANKTLMHENEKEIYGDVPSRVTELAEALDPRHFELIFDPANYVQCGVSPMDAYPLARTTYIHIKDARADDHSVVPAGEGDGQIPQLLEALDRDGYDGFFSIEPHLGDFDAFGGLCGPELWEKAFRSFVELLGDRPWA, from the coding sequence GTGGAAGACAATCTGATGTGGCGACTGACCGGATTTGCTGACGAGGCTGCCCCCGAACCAGCCGACCAGATTGCGTTGCTGCAGCGGCTGGGCCTGTCCCACGTGGAGTTGCGCTCCGCTTGGTTCACCAAGGTGCTGGATCTCGATTCCACTCAATTGGCGAACCTGCAGGCACAGTTCCAGGACGGGGGCATCTCCCTCTCAATGCTGGGGACGGACCTGGGGAAGATTCCGATTCAGGCCGACTTCGGTCCCCACCTGGACCGGACCAAGCGGGCAATGGAGGTGGCGGATCAGTTCGGCACCGACCGGATCCGAACGTTCTCTTTCTTCCTGCCCCCGGGTGAGGATCCCGCCCAATTTCGCCACCAGGTCCTGGACCGGCTGTCCGCCATGGTGGAGATCGCGGGCGACGCGAACAAGACCCTGATGCACGAAAATGAAAAAGAGATCTACGGCGACGTCCCCTCCCGGGTGACCGAACTGGCCGAGGCGCTGGATCCACGCCACTTTGAGCTGATCTTCGACCCGGCCAACTACGTCCAGTGCGGGGTCTCCCCGATGGACGCCTATCCCCTGGCGCGCACGACCTACATTCATATCAAAGACGCCCGGGCCGACGACCACTCGGTCGTTCCTGCCGGCGAAGGCGACGGTCAGATCCCCCAGTTGCTGGAGGCGCTGGACCGGGACGGCTACGACGGGTTTTTCTCGATCGAACCACACCTGGGCGACTTCGACGCTTTCGGTGGCCTCTGCGGTCCGGAACTGTGGGAAAAGGCGTTCCGCTCCTTTGTCGAGTTGCTAGGGGACCGCCCATGGGCCTGA
- a CDS encoding Gfo/Idh/MocA family oxidoreductase — translation MGLRAAIIGCGDIHVVHRAALERLPEVDLVAVAEVEPSRCPSDVRAYADYRELLEQERPDVVHICTPHDQHVEPALAAVSHGVHVVLEKPLAAHLPAAERLVECMVERQQPGVKVALCYQNRYNLSYAKAKELIDSGRLGEVYGSVAAVPWKRTRDYYQSRPWRGSWRQSGGGVLINQAIHTIDALSWFFGGIETVSGMATRTEFADLIEVEDTAFARFTHPNGQVSQFFATVTGPVQAPVSIDIFAEHANLHIQDGLLVQWKGRPEEYYPERQLGGEGRDYWGVSHELLIADFYRQLDQPEPFWLGPAQGIEALQVIKQIQAQSPEWAALVQVEG, via the coding sequence ATGGGCCTGAGGGCCGCCATCATCGGCTGCGGCGACATCCACGTGGTGCACCGCGCCGCGCTGGAGCGCCTACCCGAAGTGGACCTGGTGGCGGTGGCGGAGGTGGAGCCCTCCCGCTGCCCCTCCGACGTGCGAGCCTACGCCGACTACCGGGAGCTGCTGGAGCAGGAACGGCCCGACGTGGTCCACATCTGCACCCCGCACGACCAGCACGTGGAGCCGGCGCTGGCGGCAGTAAGCCACGGAGTGCACGTGGTGTTGGAAAAGCCGCTGGCAGCGCACCTGCCGGCCGCCGAGCGCCTGGTCGAGTGCATGGTGGAGCGCCAGCAACCCGGGGTGAAGGTGGCCCTCTGCTATCAGAATCGCTACAACCTCTCCTACGCAAAAGCGAAAGAGCTGATCGACTCGGGCCGACTGGGCGAGGTTTACGGCTCCGTCGCCGCGGTGCCGTGGAAACGAACCCGCGACTACTACCAGTCCCGCCCCTGGCGCGGATCCTGGCGGCAAAGCGGTGGGGGCGTCCTGATCAACCAGGCCATCCATACGATCGACGCGCTTTCGTGGTTTTTCGGCGGGATTGAAACGGTCTCCGGCATGGCCACCAGGACCGAGTTTGCCGACCTGATCGAGGTGGAGGACACCGCGTTTGCGCGGTTCACCCACCCGAACGGTCAGGTGAGCCAGTTCTTCGCCACCGTCACCGGACCGGTCCAGGCTCCCGTCAGCATCGACATTTTCGCCGAGCACGCCAACCTGCACATTCAAGATGGCCTCCTGGTCCAGTGGAAGGGCCGGCCGGAAGAGTACTACCCCGAGCGCCAACTCGGCGGTGAGGGCCGGGACTACTGGGGTGTCTCCCACGAACTGCTGATCGCCGACTTCTATCGGCAGCTAGATCAACCGGAGCCATTCTGGCTCGGACCCGCTCAGGGCATCGAGGCCCTGCAGGTCATCAAACAAATCCAGGCCCAGTCACCCGAGTGGGCCGCACTAGTGCAAGTGGAGGGGTAG
- a CDS encoding sugar phosphate isomerase/epimerase: MAVLGVQMMMLKEQVAEAGMFAVLERLRELDLDAVEVSQIPMDEANTADLERGVSELGIEVAALSIAMGPSPVGADDVTTKFDKIVADCQRLGTRFVRIGMMPTWAMTSRENTEKWAAQCQPWAERFAAEGITMCYHNHHVDLAQFDGERIFDIVRRVAPALQFEVDLHWVQRGGMAPLDMLKAYTGVCRLIHVKDYRVVPLPLEADELLKQGDYPGFMAQFLSLAQFAEVGAGNMNWPELLPAAIAAGAEYFLIEQDDTYGRDPFDCIRDSREYLRSIGY; this comes from the coding sequence ATGGCTGTTCTGGGCGTGCAGATGATGATGTTGAAAGAGCAGGTGGCCGAGGCGGGCATGTTTGCCGTCCTGGAGCGCCTGCGGGAGCTGGATCTGGACGCCGTCGAGGTGTCGCAGATTCCGATGGACGAGGCGAACACGGCCGACCTCGAACGGGGAGTATCCGAGTTAGGAATTGAGGTGGCGGCCCTCTCGATTGCGATGGGGCCCTCCCCGGTTGGGGCCGACGACGTCACCACCAAGTTCGACAAGATTGTGGCTGACTGCCAGCGACTGGGAACCAGATTTGTCCGGATCGGAATGATGCCCACATGGGCCATGACCTCCAGGGAGAACACCGAGAAGTGGGCGGCCCAGTGTCAGCCCTGGGCCGAGCGGTTTGCAGCCGAGGGCATCACGATGTGCTACCACAACCACCACGTGGACCTGGCCCAGTTCGACGGCGAGCGGATTTTCGACATTGTTCGGCGCGTGGCCCCGGCACTGCAGTTTGAGGTGGACCTGCACTGGGTTCAGCGCGGCGGAATGGCCCCGTTGGACATGCTAAAGGCCTACACCGGGGTCTGCCGGCTGATCCACGTGAAGGACTACCGGGTGGTGCCGCTGCCCCTGGAGGCCGATGAACTTCTCAAGCAGGGGGATTACCCCGGCTTCATGGCGCAGTTCCTCTCGTTGGCCCAGTTTGCCGAGGTGGGCGCGGGAAATATGAACTGGCCTGAGCTGCTGCCGGCCGCGATCGCCGCCGGAGCGGAGTACTTCCTGATCGAACAGGATGATACTTACGGCCGGGACCCGTTTGACTGCATTCGCGACTCTCGGGAGTACCTGCGGTCGATCGGATATTAG
- the gndA gene encoding NADP-dependent phosphogluconate dehydrogenase, producing MTFPAPQAGSADIGVTGMGVMGSNLARNFARHGHKVAVHNRTPARTESVMEKYGAETGFIPCESMDDFVAALSRPRCAIVMVKAGQATDAVIEELAARMDEGDIIVDCGNSLFTDTRRREASLRERGLHFVGCGVSGGEEGALWGPSIMPGGSPESYDRLGPMLESISAHVDGEPCCTHVGADGAGHFVKMVHNGIEYADMQVIGEAYDLLRRALGLTPAQIADIFAEWNRGDLDSYLMEISVEVLRQLDGDTPLVDLIVDAAGQKGTGAWTTQTALDLGVPVTGIGEATFARGLSSSPAQRAAARQFAAEAEDWNVTDPEAFIEDVRQALYASKVVAYSQGFNEIQAAAAEYGWEINLGDMARIWRGGCIIRAAFLGEITKAFEKNPELPLLIGDDYFYAKIVEALPHWRRLVAAAALHGAPTPVFSSSLAYYDGVRAERLPAALIQGQRDFFGAHTYRRIDKEGSFHTLWAEPGRPEVEA from the coding sequence ATGACTTTTCCCGCCCCCCAGGCAGGTAGTGCAGATATTGGCGTCACCGGGATGGGAGTGATGGGCTCAAATCTGGCCCGTAACTTCGCTCGGCACGGCCACAAAGTGGCGGTCCATAACCGGACCCCAGCTCGCACCGAATCCGTGATGGAAAAGTACGGTGCGGAAACCGGTTTCATTCCGTGCGAATCAATGGACGATTTCGTTGCCGCACTGTCCCGGCCGCGCTGTGCGATCGTGATGGTCAAGGCCGGCCAGGCCACCGACGCGGTGATCGAGGAGCTGGCGGCGCGGATGGATGAGGGAGACATCATTGTCGACTGCGGCAACTCTCTGTTCACCGACACGCGCCGGCGCGAAGCATCCCTGCGTGAACGGGGACTGCACTTCGTCGGTTGCGGCGTTTCCGGTGGGGAAGAGGGGGCCCTGTGGGGGCCCTCGATCATGCCGGGTGGCTCACCCGAGTCCTACGACCGGCTCGGCCCGATGCTCGAGTCGATTTCGGCGCACGTGGACGGGGAGCCCTGCTGCACCCACGTCGGGGCCGACGGTGCGGGCCACTTCGTCAAGATGGTTCACAACGGGATTGAGTACGCCGACATGCAGGTGATTGGCGAGGCCTACGACCTGTTGCGGCGCGCGCTCGGGCTGACCCCGGCACAGATTGCCGACATTTTTGCGGAGTGGAACCGCGGCGACCTGGACTCCTACCTGATGGAGATCTCGGTCGAGGTACTCCGGCAACTCGACGGGGACACCCCGCTGGTGGACCTGATTGTCGACGCTGCCGGCCAGAAGGGGACCGGTGCCTGGACCACCCAAACAGCTTTGGACCTGGGCGTGCCCGTCACCGGGATCGGCGAGGCCACCTTTGCTCGCGGCCTGTCGTCCTCCCCGGCTCAACGCGCTGCTGCCCGGCAGTTCGCCGCTGAAGCCGAGGACTGGAATGTGACCGATCCGGAAGCATTCATCGAGGACGTTCGCCAGGCACTTTACGCTTCCAAGGTGGTGGCCTACTCGCAGGGATTCAACGAGATTCAGGCGGCCGCCGCCGAGTACGGCTGGGAGATCAACCTGGGCGACATGGCCCGCATCTGGCGGGGTGGCTGCATTATCCGGGCCGCTTTCCTCGGTGAGATCACCAAGGCGTTCGAAAAGAACCCCGAACTGCCCCTGCTGATTGGCGACGACTACTTCTACGCCAAGATCGTCGAGGCGTTGCCGCACTGGCGCCGACTGGTGGCGGCCGCGGCCCTGCACGGCGCTCCCACTCCGGTGTTTAGCTCTTCCCTGGCCTACTACGACGGCGTTCGGGCCGAACGGTTGCCGGCCGCTCTGATTCAGGGCCAACGCGACTTCTTCGGCGCCCACACCTACCGGCGAATCGACAAGGAAGGCTCGTTCCACACCCTGTGGGCGGAGCCGGGGCGTCCGGAAGTGGAGGCCTAG
- the pyk gene encoding pyruvate kinase, with the protein MRRAKIVCTIGPATDSPEQIQALVDAGMDVARINRSHGTAEQHEQVIKRVRRASETSGRPVAVLVDLQGPKIRLETFAEGPQRLEVGDIFTITTRDVPGTKELVGTTFKGLPGDCRPGDRLLIDDGNVSVRVIEVTDTDVVTRVEVPGMVSDHKGLNLPGVAVSVPALSEKDREDLRWGLRVGADFIALSFVRNAADYDDVRQIMEDVGIVRPVIAKIEKPQAVDALTSVIDAFDGIMVARGDLGVEMPLEAVPLVQKRAIELARRASKPVIVATQVMDSMIHNPRPTRAEASDCANAILDGADAVMLSGETSVGDYPIEAVRTMASIIESTEENGGERIAPLGAFAVDRSGVICEAAANIAESLDSRYLVTFTQTGSTAKQMARLRSPIPHLAFTPIVEVRNQLALSWGVQPILAPEAEHTDQMVALVDEVVQDARIAHMGDGLVLVAGMPPGVPGSSNLVRVHNVGDLKTQ; encoded by the coding sequence ATGCGTAGAGCCAAGATTGTCTGCACGATTGGACCGGCAACGGACTCTCCGGAGCAAATCCAAGCCCTGGTGGATGCCGGGATGGACGTGGCTCGCATTAACCGCAGTCACGGCACTGCTGAGCAGCACGAGCAGGTGATCAAGCGGGTTCGCCGTGCCTCGGAGACCTCCGGTCGCCCGGTGGCGGTGCTGGTGGACCTGCAGGGCCCCAAGATTCGGCTAGAGACCTTTGCGGAGGGACCTCAGCGGCTGGAAGTGGGTGACATCTTCACCATCACGACCCGGGACGTGCCCGGCACCAAGGAGTTGGTTGGCACCACGTTTAAGGGTCTCCCAGGAGACTGTCGACCCGGTGACCGCCTGCTAATCGACGACGGCAACGTCTCGGTCCGGGTGATTGAGGTGACCGACACCGACGTGGTGACCCGGGTGGAAGTTCCCGGCATGGTGTCGGATCACAAAGGCCTGAACCTGCCCGGCGTGGCGGTCTCGGTGCCCGCCCTGTCCGAGAAGGACCGGGAAGACCTGCGCTGGGGACTGCGCGTGGGGGCTGACTTTATCGCCCTGTCGTTCGTGCGCAACGCCGCCGACTACGACGATGTTCGCCAGATCATGGAGGACGTTGGGATCGTTCGGCCGGTAATCGCCAAGATTGAGAAGCCGCAGGCGGTGGACGCGCTCACCTCCGTGATTGACGCCTTCGACGGGATCATGGTGGCCCGCGGCGACCTCGGGGTGGAAATGCCGCTGGAGGCGGTTCCCCTGGTCCAGAAGCGAGCCATTGAACTGGCTCGCCGTGCCTCCAAGCCGGTGATTGTGGCCACCCAGGTGATGGACTCGATGATCCACAACCCGCGCCCCACCCGGGCCGAAGCTTCCGACTGCGCCAACGCCATTTTGGACGGCGCCGACGCGGTCATGCTGTCGGGGGAAACCTCCGTCGGGGACTACCCGATCGAGGCGGTTCGGACCATGGCTTCCATCATCGAGAGCACCGAGGAAAACGGTGGCGAACGAATCGCCCCGCTGGGTGCGTTCGCGGTGGACCGCTCCGGTGTGATCTGCGAGGCCGCGGCCAACATTGCCGAGAGCCTCGATTCGCGCTACCTGGTGACCTTCACCCAGACGGGCAGCACCGCCAAGCAGATGGCGCGCCTGCGCAGCCCAATTCCTCACCTGGCCTTCACCCCGATCGTTGAGGTGCGAAACCAGCTGGCCCTTTCCTGGGGGGTGCAGCCGATTCTGGCACCCGAGGCGGAGCACACCGATCAGATGGTCGCGCTGGTGGACGAGGTGGTGCAGGACGCTAGAATTGCCCACATGGGCGATGGTCTGGTGCTGGTCGCCGGGATGCCGCCGGGGGTCCCGGGCTCATCCAACCTGGTCCGCGTGCACAACGTGGGAGACCTGAAAACCCAGTAG
- a CDS encoding Gfo/Idh/MocA family oxidoreductase yields the protein MVRLGIIGLGAQGSFYANFIEAGRVDRMTVGAICDVDQSKQARADELGVPFFTDYLEMLDSGAVDAVVTTVPHYLHPEMGIAALSRGIPVLIEKPAGVYTKQVEELFDYADQHPDVTFAIMFNQRTNPLYVDLKALIDSGELGQLRHTSWIITTWWRPQAYYDQSEWRATWGGEGGGVLVNQAPHQLDLWQWLCGSPERCFARLGFGFQRDIVTEDEVNAVVDFGGGASGHFLTSTNDLISTDRLEILFDRGKVVVDNSAKVTIYRLVDDERAISDRTTPEDVRLMFTGQTDPTSFYSVEEKEYTSVWGEQHCQVLSNFAAAILDGAPLIAQGREGIRGVRLANAMQLSAWTDRDIDLVNFPAEEYLTELNRRIAEEGKFAQRD from the coding sequence ATGGTACGTTTGGGCATCATTGGGCTGGGCGCCCAGGGCAGCTTTTACGCAAACTTTATCGAGGCGGGACGGGTCGACCGGATGACGGTGGGCGCCATCTGCGACGTGGACCAGTCGAAACAGGCTCGGGCAGACGAGCTGGGGGTCCCCTTTTTCACCGACTACTTGGAAATGCTAGATTCGGGGGCGGTCGACGCGGTGGTCACCACCGTCCCCCACTACCTGCACCCGGAAATGGGCATCGCCGCCCTTAGCCGCGGCATTCCGGTCCTGATTGAGAAGCCGGCCGGGGTCTACACCAAGCAGGTGGAGGAACTGTTCGACTACGCGGACCAGCATCCCGACGTTACCTTCGCGATCATGTTCAACCAGCGAACCAACCCGCTCTACGTCGATCTGAAAGCCTTGATTGACTCGGGCGAACTCGGTCAGTTGCGCCACACCTCCTGGATCATTACCACCTGGTGGCGCCCCCAGGCCTACTACGACCAGTCGGAGTGGCGGGCCACCTGGGGCGGCGAGGGCGGAGGGGTGCTGGTCAATCAGGCCCCCCACCAACTCGACCTGTGGCAGTGGCTCTGCGGCAGCCCCGAGCGGTGCTTTGCCCGGCTCGGATTCGGGTTCCAGCGCGACATTGTCACCGAGGACGAGGTGAACGCGGTGGTCGACTTTGGCGGCGGCGCCTCCGGCCACTTCCTCACCTCCACCAACGACCTGATCAGCACCGACCGACTGGAGATCCTCTTTGACCGGGGCAAAGTCGTGGTGGATAACTCGGCCAAGGTGACCATCTACCGGCTAGTTGACGACGAACGGGCCATCTCTGACCGCACCACCCCGGAAGACGTGCGGCTCATGTTCACGGGGCAGACCGATCCGACCAGCTTCTACTCGGTCGAGGAAAAAGAGTACACCTCCGTCTGGGGAGAGCAGCACTGCCAGGTGCTGTCCAACTTTGCCGCCGCCATTCTCGACGGCGCTCCCCTGATCGCCCAGGGGCGGGAGGGCATCCGCGGCGTTCGCCTGGCCAACGCTATGCAGCTTTCGGCCTGGACCGACCGCGACATCGACCTGGTCAACTTCCCGGCCGAGGAGTACCTGACCGAGCTAAACCGGCGAATTGCCGAAGAGGGCAAGTTCGCGCAGCGAGACTAA
- the lgt gene encoding prolipoprotein diacylglyceryl transferase: MSIPSPAQGVWWLGPIPIRAYGILMVTAMALATWVAYKRYRARGGVGEVVLDAALWAIPFGIVGGRLYHVFTTPESYWGPGKDPWAILRIWEGGMAIWGAVALGAVGAYIGLRRAGQRVGPFADALAPGLLLAQVLGRWGNYFNQELFGGPTTLPWGLEIDAAHLPPGYPEGTLFHPTFLYEGIWNITMALLLIWLDRQFRFKSGQVMSLYLVMYGVGRFWVEAIRIDEARTYLGLRLNGWTALFVVVLGIILFFVTRRVGAPAEVLPPERADYFARVGKQDVEEADDSARVAVELAEEDEPLPDSREETAI, encoded by the coding sequence ATGTCGATTCCTTCGCCCGCCCAGGGAGTCTGGTGGCTGGGCCCAATTCCGATCCGCGCCTACGGCATTTTGATGGTGACGGCGATGGCCCTCGCCACCTGGGTCGCGTACAAACGCTATCGCGCCCGCGGCGGCGTCGGCGAAGTGGTGTTGGACGCGGCCCTGTGGGCCATCCCCTTCGGCATCGTTGGGGGTCGCCTGTACCACGTGTTCACGACGCCTGAATCGTACTGGGGGCCGGGCAAAGACCCGTGGGCGATCCTGCGAATCTGGGAAGGCGGCATGGCCATTTGGGGCGCCGTCGCCCTGGGAGCGGTCGGAGCCTACATTGGACTGCGGCGAGCCGGCCAGCGAGTGGGCCCGTTTGCGGACGCGTTAGCTCCCGGACTTCTGCTGGCCCAGGTGCTGGGCCGGTGGGGTAACTACTTCAACCAGGAACTGTTCGGCGGTCCGACGACCCTGCCGTGGGGCCTGGAAATTGATGCTGCCCACCTGCCCCCCGGGTACCCGGAGGGAACCCTGTTCCATCCGACCTTCCTGTACGAGGGCATTTGGAATATCACCATGGCGCTGCTGCTGATCTGGCTGGACCGGCAGTTCCGGTTCAAGTCCGGTCAGGTGATGTCGCTCTACCTGGTGATGTACGGGGTGGGTCGGTTCTGGGTTGAGGCCATCCGAATTGACGAAGCGCGCACCTACCTGGGGTTGCGTCTGAACGGCTGGACCGCACTCTTTGTCGTGGTGTTGGGGATCATCTTGTTCTTCGTCACCAGGCGGGTGGGGGCTCCGGCCGAAGTGCTCCCACCGGAGCGAGCCGACTATTTTGCCCGCGTGGGCAAGCAGGATGTGGAAGAAGCTGACGACTCAGCCCGAGTGGCTGTTGAGCTGGCAGAAGAGGACGAGCCGTTGCCCGATTCACGGGAGGAAACGGCAATTTAA
- a CDS encoding PfkB family carbohydrate kinase, translated as MELRADARWSLVVPTSMGVRITPENRAPVHTADRFLLHVTSAETNVASIASSLGEPVKVLTNFVAGSPISNLIRANLRSRGMAYEGPELAQGDAWGYRHQFNIADSGFGGRGPRVWNDRAGEVGLTLSAADFDLDRLFAEDGVKILHLSGLIAALSPSTSQLCVDLARRAKEHGTRVSFDLNYRASFWAGREDELAAAFHEIASHCDVLYGNEEDFQLCLGIQGPEAGGESISDKIQNFQEMITRISQAYPQAHYIGTSLREVVSANRHKWGMILWHDGEFNVADLRDIEVMDRIGGGDGSVGGVLYGILQGWEARRCMEFGWATGALAATTVADYATPADEEQVWSIWAGNARVKR; from the coding sequence GTGGAACTTCGCGCCGACGCTCGCTGGTCACTGGTGGTCCCCACCTCGATGGGTGTGCGGATCACCCCCGAGAATCGGGCTCCCGTGCATACGGCTGACCGGTTCCTGCTGCACGTGACTTCAGCGGAAACCAACGTGGCCTCAATCGCCTCGTCCCTGGGTGAACCCGTCAAAGTGCTGACCAACTTCGTGGCCGGCTCGCCCATTTCCAACCTGATTCGGGCCAACCTGCGTTCACGCGGGATGGCCTACGAGGGGCCCGAGTTGGCCCAGGGGGATGCCTGGGGCTATCGCCACCAGTTCAACATCGCTGATTCCGGGTTTGGCGGCCGCGGCCCCCGAGTGTGGAACGACCGCGCCGGGGAGGTGGGGCTGACCCTGTCGGCCGCCGACTTTGACCTGGACCGGCTCTTCGCCGAAGACGGGGTCAAGATCTTGCACCTGTCCGGGTTGATTGCCGCGCTGTCCCCCTCGACGTCACAGCTGTGCGTCGACCTGGCTCGCCGCGCCAAGGAACACGGGACCCGCGTCTCCTTTGACCTGAACTATCGGGCTTCTTTCTGGGCCGGACGGGAAGACGAGCTGGCGGCTGCCTTCCATGAGATCGCCTCCCACTGCGACGTGCTGTACGGCAACGAAGAGGACTTCCAGCTTTGCCTGGGGATCCAGGGTCCCGAAGCCGGGGGCGAATCTATTTCGGACAAGATCCAGAACTTCCAGGAGATGATCACGCGGATCTCCCAGGCCTACCCGCAGGCGCACTACATTGGGACGTCGCTGCGCGAGGTGGTCTCTGCCAACCGGCACAAGTGGGGCATGATCCTCTGGCATGACGGCGAGTTCAATGTCGCCGACCTGCGCGACATCGAAGTGATGGACCGAATTGGCGGCGGGGACGGTTCGGTCGGAGGCGTCCTCTACGGCATCTTGCAGGGCTGGGAAGCTCGGCGGTGCATGGAGTTCGGCTGGGCTACCGGCGCTCTGGCGGCCACCACGGTGGCCGACTACGCCACCCCGGCCGACGAAGAGCAGGTCTGGTCCATTTGGGCGGGAAACGCCCGAGTTAAGAGGTGA